One stretch of Thermoprotei archaeon DNA includes these proteins:
- a CDS encoding 50S ribosomal protein L14: MAKRGAKGPTGITYKPNITRGLPVGSIVNVADNSGVYLGLIISVKGMKTRLRRLPAAAVGDVVKIAAKKTKPGLKGQIFDAVIIRQRKSYRRPDGTWIQFEDNAAVIVTPEGDVKGTEIRGPVAREAAERWPKIAGLATMII; the protein is encoded by the coding sequence ATGGCTAAAAGAGGAGCAAAGGGTCCAACAGGAATCACGTATAAGCCTAATATAACTAGAGGATTACCTGTAGGCTCAATTGTTAACGTAGCCGATAATAGTGGTGTCTATTTAGGATTAATCATATCAGTTAAAGGTATGAAAACTCGACTAAGACGATTACCAGCAGCAGCTGTAGGTGATGTAGTAAAAATTGCAGCAAAGAAGACTAAACCAGGATTAAAAGGGCAAATCTTTGATGCAGTAATAATAAGACAGCGAAAGTCATACAGAAGACCAGACGGCACGTGGATACAATTCGAGGATAATGCAGCTGTAATAGTAACACCAGAAGGTGATGTGAAAGGTACTGAAATTAGAGGACCTGTTGCACGTGAAGCAGCAGAAAGATGGCCTAAAATTGCTGGTCTAGCAACAATGATCATATGA
- a CDS encoding 50S ribosomal protein L5 — MSLQANPMNRVRLGAVTINIAVGESGERLLKATKVLEELTGQKPALRPAKKTIKGFGIRKGEPIACIVTLRGQRAKEFLDKTLNVINRKIPLSSFSKTGVFSFGIKEHIEIPDAKYNPALGIFGMNVCVTLEKPGYRVSKRRRAKSKVGRKQRVTPEEAASFMKENFSVEII, encoded by the coding sequence ATGTCGTTACAGGCAAATCCCATGAATAGGGTTAGACTAGGAGCAGTTACTATAAATATAGCAGTTGGTGAATCAGGCGAAAGATTATTGAAAGCAACAAAGGTTTTAGAGGAATTAACAGGTCAAAAACCAGCATTAAGGCCCGCAAAGAAAACAATAAAAGGTTTTGGTATTAGGAAAGGTGAACCAATAGCATGTATAGTAACATTGAGAGGACAACGTGCTAAAGAATTTCTTGATAAGACACTCAACGTAATAAATAGAAAAATACCACTTTCTAGTTTTTCAAAAACAGGAGTTTTTTCATTTGGTATTAAAGAACACATAGAAATACCAGACGCAAAATATAATCCTGCATTAGGAATTTTCGGCATGAATGTTTGTGTTACCCTTGAGAAACCAGGTTATAGGGTCAGTAAAAGAAGACGTGCTAAATCAAAAGTTGGTAGAAAACAACGTGTGACACCAGAAGAGGCTGCATCATTCATGAAAGAAAATTTTTCTGTTGAGATTATTTAA
- a CDS encoding 30S ribosomal protein S17, with protein sequence MVVGPGKKIFGIEPPPNTCNDPNCPYHGSIKVRGLITEGIIVKTRAQRTVVVEREVINYVPKYMRYIRSRSRMHAHVPECMNVKEGDKVIIGETRPIAKTVSFVVLKNFSVR encoded by the coding sequence ATGGTTGTAGGACCAGGAAAAAAGATCTTTGGAATAGAACCTCCTCCTAATACATGCAATGATCCTAATTGTCCATATCATGGATCAATAAAAGTTAGAGGATTAATAACTGAGGGTATCATAGTAAAAACACGAGCGCAAAGGACAGTCGTTGTTGAGCGAGAAGTAATAAATTACGTGCCCAAATACATGCGTTATATAAGATCAAGAAGTAGAATGCATGCTCATGTCCCAGAATGTATGAACGTAAAAGAAGGGGATAAGGTTATCATAGGAGAAACTAGGCCAATAGCTAAAACCGTTTCCTTTGTAGTCTTAAAAAACTTCTCAGTGAGATGA
- the rpmC gene encoding 50S ribosomal protein L29, translated as MKAQEIRKLSDEELNKRLNEISAELVKLRGLYTAGRPPKNVMYLRSLRKDYARILTILRERQLGITKKEKAKEKPKGSTEKKEKKTDSEVNKN; from the coding sequence ATGAAAGCTCAGGAGATCAGAAAGCTCAGTGATGAAGAATTAAACAAGAGACTTAATGAAATATCTGCTGAACTAGTAAAACTTAGAGGATTATACACTGCAGGAAGACCACCAAAAAATGTAATGTACCTAAGAAGCTTAAGAAAAGATTACGCAAGAATTTTAACAATACTACGGGAACGTCAACTCGGAATAACTAAAAAAGAAAAAGCCAAAGAAAAACCAAAAGGTAGTACGGAGAAAAAAGAGAAAAAGACTGATAGTGAGGTGAATAAAAATTGA
- a CDS encoding 30S ribosomal protein S4e yields the protein MTGHLKREAAPFYWPILRKEYTWTIRPSPGPHPSKFSIPLLLIVRDMLKYAETYKESKKIIKRGLIKIDSKVRRDESFPVGLMDIVELMPTGEIYRVLPYSRYPLTLVKIPDTEKDIKIGKVINKQRIKHGKIQITLHDGRNILIDQSSTDIPNTYDSLVIKLSTNEIIQRIPLALGSYGLAYAGRSVSKHGKIIEIRHLMPKYRSISVLDIGDGKSLSVGIKNLILIGIDSPIIKLPKGDSDVVTGKSHE from the coding sequence ATGACAGGTCATTTAAAACGTGAAGCAGCACCATTTTACTGGCCGATATTAAGAAAAGAATATACATGGACCATAAGACCATCACCAGGGCCTCATCCATCTAAATTCTCAATACCGCTTCTATTAATAGTACGCGATATGCTTAAGTATGCTGAGACTTACAAAGAATCAAAAAAGATTATAAAAAGAGGGCTTATTAAAATAGATAGTAAAGTGAGACGTGATGAATCGTTTCCTGTTGGATTAATGGATATAGTAGAACTTATGCCCACAGGTGAAATATACAGAGTGCTACCTTATTCACGATATCCGTTAACGCTTGTGAAAATACCTGACACTGAAAAAGATATAAAAATAGGTAAGGTCATCAACAAACAACGTATAAAACATGGAAAAATACAAATTACATTACATGATGGAAGGAATATCCTTATTGACCAGTCTAGCACTGATATTCCTAATACTTATGATTCCTTAGTAATTAAATTATCTACTAACGAAATAATCCAACGCATACCATTAGCACTTGGATCTTATGGATTGGCTTATGCAGGTAGGTCAGTATCAAAACATGGCAAGATCATAGAAATCAGACACTTAATGCCTAAATATCGTTCAATATCTGTCCTTGATATAGGTGATGGTAAATCTCTCTCCGTTGGTATAAAGAATTTAATTCTTATTGGTATCGATTCACCTATTATAAAATTACCAAAAGGTGATTCAGATGTCGTTACAGGCAAATCCCATGAATAG
- a CDS encoding 50S ribosomal protein L18: MVVGPHYRVPFRRRREGKTNYRKRLGLIKSEKPRFVVRITNKHIIAQLIQAFPDHDKVIISSSSKELLKRFGWKGDENNLPASYLVGLICGYKALAKGVKTAVPDIGLYTPTKGAKVFAILMGARDAGLEIPTGEEVLPSEERLKGEHIAKYALLLKEKDPQRYEKHFSRYIIRGLKPEDLPQHFEETKKIIIKEFSNAKEG, translated from the coding sequence ATGGTAGTAGGACCCCACTATAGAGTACCGTTCAGAAGAAGACGAGAAGGTAAAACTAATTATAGGAAGAGGCTGGGTCTTATAAAATCTGAGAAACCGAGATTCGTAGTAAGAATTACAAACAAACATATAATAGCCCAACTTATACAGGCTTTTCCAGACCATGACAAAGTGATCATATCATCTTCCTCAAAAGAGCTCCTTAAACGCTTTGGTTGGAAAGGAGATGAAAATAACTTGCCAGCATCGTATCTTGTAGGATTAATATGCGGTTATAAAGCGTTAGCAAAAGGCGTAAAGACCGCAGTACCAGACATTGGTTTATACACTCCCACAAAAGGAGCTAAAGTATTTGCCATACTAATGGGAGCTAGAGATGCTGGTTTAGAAATACCTACAGGAGAAGAGGTCCTACCAAGTGAAGAAAGATTAAAAGGTGAACACATAGCTAAGTATGCTTTACTATTAAAAGAAAAAGATCCTCAACGTTATGAGAAACATTTTTCAAGATACATAATTCGTGGATTAAAACCTGAAGATCTACCACAACATTTCGAAGAAACAAAGAAAATTATTATTAAGGAGTTTAGTAATGCTAAAGAGGGTTGA
- a CDS encoding 50S ribosomal protein L32e, whose protein sequence is MKVHKHLAKLRAKYKRDLLKFYRSPDAWKVKRLIDSSWRKPKGQDNKIRLEIKGYTPRVKIGYRNMKKIRSIHPSGYIEVLVHRKEDLVGLQPDKHVVRIAATVGKFKRLSIIEEANKLGLRVLNPGGAK, encoded by the coding sequence ATGAAAGTGCACAAACATTTAGCGAAACTGCGAGCAAAATACAAAAGAGATCTACTTAAATTTTATAGAAGCCCAGACGCTTGGAAAGTTAAAAGATTAATCGATTCTTCATGGAGAAAACCAAAAGGACAAGATAATAAAATCAGGCTTGAGATCAAAGGATACACACCTAGAGTAAAAATAGGTTATAGAAATATGAAAAAGATTAGAAGTATTCACCCATCAGGTTATATTGAAGTTTTAGTACATAGAAAGGAAGATTTGGTAGGACTCCAACCAGATAAACATGTAGTAAGAATCGCTGCAACAGTAGGAAAATTTAAAAGACTGAGCATTATAGAAGAAGCTAACAAATTAGGACTGCGTGTATTAAATCCAGGTGGTGCTAAATGA
- a CDS encoding 50S ribosomal protein L30, whose product MGLLAIIRIRGTVNMNSKEETALKILRLHKRNHTTLVSNTPQMIGILKTAWKYITWGEIDKTTLQLLLIKRGRKVGNKPLTENDIKSIGFNGFEDLAQALLEGKVKLKDLKIIKPVFRLHPPRKGFKRSVKKMYTDGGELGYRGSKINELLLRMI is encoded by the coding sequence ATGGGATTATTAGCGATTATACGAATAAGAGGAACTGTTAATATGAACAGTAAAGAGGAAACCGCGTTAAAAATTTTGAGATTGCATAAAAGAAACCACACTACACTAGTTAGCAACACACCGCAAATGATAGGAATACTCAAGACAGCGTGGAAATATATAACATGGGGTGAGATAGATAAAACAACATTACAACTTCTGCTCATTAAACGAGGAAGAAAAGTGGGTAATAAACCCCTTACAGAGAACGATATAAAGAGTATAGGGTTTAACGGATTTGAAGATTTAGCACAAGCACTTTTAGAAGGAAAAGTAAAACTCAAAGATCTAAAAATAATAAAACCAGTGTTTAGACTGCACCCACCTAGGAAAGGTTTTAAGAGATCAGTAAAAAAGATGTATACTGACGGAGGAGAACTAGGTTACAGAGGATCTAAAATAAACGAACTTCTCTTACGCATGATATAA
- a CDS encoding 50S ribosomal protein L23, which translates to MGVILYPVLTEAAIAKLEKENRFTFVVDLKANKTQIKEEVEKLYGVKVENVKTLITPRGIKKAYVRLSEEYSAIELATKLGLL; encoded by the coding sequence ATGGGAGTAATACTTTATCCGGTTCTTACTGAAGCCGCAATAGCTAAACTTGAAAAAGAAAACAGGTTCACATTTGTAGTAGATCTAAAAGCAAATAAGACACAAATAAAAGAAGAAGTCGAGAAACTATATGGTGTAAAAGTTGAAAATGTAAAGACATTAATAACACCACGGGGAATCAAAAAAGCTTACGTAAGATTATCAGAGGAATATTCAGCCATAGAATTAGCTACGAAATTAGGACTCTTATAA
- a CDS encoding 30S ribosomal protein S14, giving the protein MGKYRPPKVKKFGKGSRQCKICGTHEAVIQKYGLMICRRCFREVAPLMGFKKYE; this is encoded by the coding sequence ATGGGTAAATACCGTCCTCCTAAGGTTAAAAAATTCGGGAAGGGTTCACGACAATGTAAGATTTGTGGTACTCATGAGGCGGTAATACAGAAATACGGATTAATGATCTGCAGACGCTGCTTTAGGGAAGTAGCTCCACTCATGGGTTTCAAGAAATACGAGTAA
- a CDS encoding 30S ribosomal protein S3 encodes MSSVKGTTTKKQFLLESSKRMEVIQYLKSTLKRARIGNIEIQSTPLGSMVIIEAERPALIIGRHGLKIKEIAKTLEEKFGLLNPQINVSEIQNPALNPALIAEHIASALERGIHFRRAANIALRQIMDAGARGAEIIITGKLVSERSRREKFRAGVLLKAGQYSMEEVRTAVTSVLLKPGIVGIQVNILPPVELPEDTLRKFELIEAKVVSNESSGDQKAQ; translated from the coding sequence ATGTCGTCAGTAAAAGGTACTACAACAAAAAAGCAATTTCTTTTAGAATCATCAAAGCGTATGGAGGTTATTCAGTACTTAAAGTCAACATTAAAGCGAGCAAGAATTGGAAACATAGAAATCCAAAGCACACCATTAGGATCTATGGTAATTATAGAGGCTGAGCGACCAGCCTTAATAATAGGAAGACATGGTTTAAAAATAAAAGAAATCGCAAAAACCTTAGAGGAAAAATTCGGCCTACTGAATCCCCAAATAAACGTTAGTGAAATACAAAATCCAGCATTAAATCCAGCACTTATAGCAGAACACATAGCATCAGCATTGGAACGAGGTATACACTTTAGACGTGCAGCAAACATAGCACTAAGGCAAATAATGGATGCAGGAGCTAGAGGTGCGGAAATAATTATAACAGGAAAATTAGTTAGCGAAAGATCGCGTCGTGAAAAATTCAGAGCAGGGGTATTATTAAAAGCTGGACAATACTCCATGGAGGAAGTAAGGACAGCGGTCACATCAGTATTACTTAAACCAGGAATTGTTGGAATACAGGTTAACATATTACCTCCCGTTGAATTACCTGAGGACACCCTACGCAAATTCGAGCTTATAGAAGCAAAGGTGGTAAGTAATGAAAGCTCAGGAGATCAGAAAGCTCAGTGA
- a CDS encoding 50S ribosomal protein L2 yields MGKRLLAQRRGRGVSQWRAPDWRKIAPARYPQDLINLINNGKTIIATVKNLIPESGRNTPLAEIVYNDEVFYVPSVEGLSKGQTIMIGTEASTSVGNIVPLGSISEGTIISNVERRPGDGGAIARSAGAYAVLLSQTEKGAIIQFPSGKTMELNKNCLATIGVIAGGGKTEKPKLKAGVNYKIMRVNKKKWPKVRGKAMYAASHPHGGGAHPTGGRPVKKIAPPGRKVGFYGSKRTGRRKR; encoded by the coding sequence ATGGGTAAACGTCTTCTCGCACAAAGAAGAGGAAGAGGAGTTTCACAATGGCGTGCACCAGATTGGAGAAAAATTGCACCAGCACGATATCCCCAAGACCTAATCAATCTAATAAACAATGGTAAAACAATCATAGCGACAGTTAAAAACTTAATTCCCGAAAGCGGACGAAATACACCATTAGCAGAAATCGTCTACAATGATGAAGTGTTCTACGTACCTAGCGTTGAAGGATTATCAAAAGGACAAACAATAATGATAGGTACAGAAGCATCAACATCAGTAGGCAATATAGTACCATTAGGATCTATTAGTGAAGGAACAATAATAAGTAACGTCGAGCGAAGGCCAGGTGATGGAGGTGCAATAGCTAGATCAGCAGGTGCCTATGCAGTTTTACTCTCACAAACAGAAAAAGGAGCAATAATACAATTTCCATCTGGGAAAACTATGGAACTAAATAAAAACTGCCTAGCAACAATTGGTGTAATAGCAGGTGGTGGTAAAACTGAAAAACCAAAACTAAAGGCAGGTGTAAACTACAAAATAATGAGAGTTAATAAGAAGAAGTGGCCAAAAGTAAGAGGAAAAGCAATGTATGCAGCCTCACACCCACATGGTGGTGGAGCACATCCAACAGGTGGTAGGCCAGTAAAAAAGATTGCCCCGCCAGGCCGGAAAGTCGGATTTTACGGATCAAAGAGAACTGGACGAAGAAAAAGGTAG
- a CDS encoding 50S ribosomal protein L22 has translation MPSWGYSITKLDPERSAIASGRDMPISFKDAVEICKNIKGLDVESAKKFLEDVISMKRMVSIKRYKKKLPHHSLQGWYTGRYPVKASKYILDVVKQLEANAEYKGLDTSRLKIIHAAAQKGMVIKKYIQRAYGRSTPYFRQTVHVELAAVEVIK, from the coding sequence ATGCCATCGTGGGGGTATTCAATAACAAAACTGGACCCGGAAAGAAGCGCAATAGCCAGTGGTAGAGACATGCCAATTTCGTTTAAAGATGCTGTAGAAATATGTAAAAACATTAAAGGACTTGATGTAGAGAGCGCTAAAAAGTTTCTCGAAGATGTAATATCAATGAAAAGAATGGTATCAATAAAGCGTTATAAGAAGAAACTACCACATCACTCTCTACAAGGATGGTATACAGGACGTTATCCAGTTAAAGCATCAAAATACATTCTGGATGTAGTAAAACAACTTGAAGCAAACGCAGAATATAAGGGTTTAGATACTTCGAGATTAAAAATTATTCACGCCGCAGCACAAAAAGGCATGGTAATAAAGAAATACATTCAAAGAGCCTATGGACGTTCAACACCATATTTTAGACAAACCGTGCATGTAGAACTGGCAGCCGTTGAGGTGATAAAATAA
- a CDS encoding 30S ribosomal protein S5 — protein sequence MKVSANIEEWAPKTKLGQMVKDGKITRLEEIFENNLKIKEPEIVATLLPNLKHEVITVNYVQRQTDAGEIGSFRVLVVVGDENGHLGIGIGKSRQMRIAINKAFNNALLNTVPVLRGCGSWECSCTRPHSVPFKVTGKSGSVKIAIYPAPRGLGLVAGEIVKLVMSMAGIQDAWTRSSGETRTTLNLALATYNALKSTYKFNIMRG from the coding sequence ATAAAAGTGTCTGCAAACATTGAAGAGTGGGCACCAAAAACAAAGCTTGGTCAAATGGTTAAAGATGGTAAAATAACAAGACTTGAAGAAATATTTGAAAATAATCTAAAAATTAAAGAACCAGAAATTGTAGCAACACTATTACCCAACTTAAAACACGAAGTAATAACGGTAAACTATGTTCAACGACAAACAGATGCTGGAGAAATAGGTAGCTTCAGGGTACTTGTAGTAGTCGGTGATGAAAACGGACATTTAGGCATAGGAATAGGTAAATCAAGACAAATGAGAATAGCCATTAACAAAGCCTTTAATAATGCATTACTAAACACAGTACCCGTGTTAAGGGGATGTGGTAGCTGGGAATGCTCATGCACAAGACCACACAGTGTTCCATTCAAAGTTACAGGCAAGAGTGGGAGTGTTAAGATAGCAATTTATCCAGCTCCAAGAGGATTAGGATTGGTTGCAGGCGAAATAGTTAAATTAGTAATGTCAATGGCTGGAATACAAGATGCATGGACAAGATCTAGCGGTGAGACACGAACAACATTAAATCTTGCATTAGCAACCTATAACGCATTAAAATCAACATACAAATTTAACATAATGCGAGGCTGA
- the rpl4p gene encoding 50S ribosomal protein L4 produces MSTSRVKVLSLKGDTIEELKTIPEVFTIPYRPDLIKRAFLSALTASRQAQGRDSMAGKRTTAESWGVGYGIARVPRVKGSGYPEANAGAFAPMTVGGYRTKGPKVEKVIRERINKKERRLAIASAIAATAELKIVESRGHIIPRNIELPIVIDNDIENISKTSELVNVLKTLNLYGDVSRAKDGVKTRAGKGKMRGRRYKKRKSLLIVVNKSENIMKAARNLPGVDVVNVRRLSILDLAPGGRAGRLTIWSKSAFNELMNFKLQHAYIGLGVS; encoded by the coding sequence ATGTCGACGTCAAGAGTAAAAGTTTTATCATTAAAGGGAGACACAATTGAGGAACTTAAAACAATACCAGAAGTCTTCACAATACCATATAGGCCAGACTTAATAAAAAGAGCTTTCCTTTCTGCATTAACGGCTTCTAGACAAGCACAAGGAAGAGATTCAATGGCTGGTAAAAGAACGACAGCTGAAAGTTGGGGTGTTGGGTATGGTATAGCCAGGGTTCCGAGAGTTAAAGGTAGTGGATACCCCGAGGCGAACGCAGGAGCCTTTGCTCCAATGACTGTTGGAGGATATAGAACAAAGGGTCCAAAAGTTGAAAAAGTAATTAGAGAACGAATCAATAAAAAGGAAAGACGCTTAGCTATAGCTTCAGCCATTGCAGCCACAGCAGAACTTAAAATCGTAGAATCACGGGGTCACATAATACCAAGAAACATTGAATTACCAATAGTGATAGATAATGACATAGAAAATATTAGTAAAACTTCTGAGTTAGTCAACGTCCTTAAGACTCTTAACTTGTACGGTGATGTAAGCAGAGCTAAGGATGGAGTTAAAACCAGAGCAGGTAAAGGTAAAATGAGAGGAAGACGGTATAAAAAAAGAAAAAGCCTCCTGATAGTCGTTAATAAAAGTGAAAATATCATGAAAGCAGCACGAAATCTACCCGGGGTCGATGTAGTGAATGTTAGAAGATTAAGCATACTTGATCTAGCTCCTGGCGGCAGAGCTGGCCGCCTTACAATTTGGAGTAAATCTGCATTTAATGAACTCATGAACTTCAAACTACAACATGCTTACATTGGATTGGGGGTGTCATAA
- a CDS encoding 30S ribosomal protein S8, whose protein sequence is MVVKNTLANTLSTLYNNELRGNRECTIYPASKFVARVLQVMQRNGYIGVFELIDDNRGGKFKVQLLGRINKCGIVSPRISVKHNEIEKFEVNYLPSRDIGIIIISTPQGIMTHKEAKEKGIGGVLVAYVY, encoded by the coding sequence ATGGTGGTAAAAAATACATTGGCAAACACCCTATCAACATTGTATAACAATGAGCTACGAGGTAATAGAGAATGTACAATATATCCTGCTTCAAAATTTGTTGCTAGAGTGCTTCAAGTTATGCAACGCAACGGATACATAGGGGTATTTGAACTTATTGATGATAACAGAGGTGGTAAGTTTAAAGTTCAATTGCTCGGTCGTATTAACAAATGCGGAATTGTCTCTCCCCGCATCTCAGTAAAACATAATGAAATTGAAAAATTCGAAGTTAATTATCTTCCATCAAGAGACATAGGTATTATAATTATATCAACACCGCAGGGCATTATGACACATAAAGAGGCTAAAGAGAAAGGTATTGGAGGGGTGCTGGTGGCATATGTCTATTAG
- the rplX gene encoding 50S ribosomal protein L24, giving the protein MQSVKPGNQRKSIFSASLHKRNKLLHAHLSKELRNKYRRRSIRVRTGDNVIVIRGDSKGHEGKVVRVDAERGFVYIEGLTMKDSRGRTTLRPIHASKVIVTKLDLSDEKRRTKLEALSKVTISNVQAGEQP; this is encoded by the coding sequence ATGCAAAGTGTGAAACCTGGAAATCAGCGAAAATCGATTTTTTCAGCTTCTTTACATAAAAGAAATAAATTGCTTCATGCACACTTAAGTAAAGAACTACGTAATAAATATCGTAGAAGAAGCATTAGAGTTAGAACAGGTGATAACGTAATTGTAATAAGAGGAGATTCAAAGGGTCATGAAGGAAAAGTCGTTCGTGTAGATGCTGAACGTGGATTTGTGTACATAGAAGGACTAACTATGAAAGATTCAAGAGGCAGAACCACATTAAGGCCTATTCATGCATCAAAAGTTATAGTCACAAAATTGGATCTAAGCGATGAGAAAAGAAGAACCAAATTAGAAGCTTTATCGAAAGTAACAATTAGTAATGTTCAAGCTGGTGAACAACCATGA
- a CDS encoding ribonuclease P protein subunit, whose translation MRIKPKNIIAHELIGLKVKIYDMHHKYLGSGIIIDETRNLIKVVTNNSIKNFLKNSCFFHFILPDKKTVKINGQDLIGRPEERLKWL comes from the coding sequence TTGAGAATTAAACCAAAAAATATTATTGCTCATGAATTAATAGGTCTTAAAGTCAAAATTTATGATATGCATCATAAATATTTAGGTTCAGGAATCATTATTGATGAAACACGAAACCTTATAAAAGTTGTGACTAATAACTCAATAAAGAATTTTTTAAAAAATTCTTGCTTCTTTCATTTTATTCTTCCTGATAAAAAAACCGTTAAAATCAACGGCCAAGATCTTATTGGTAGACCGGAGGAGAGATTAAAATGGTTGTAG
- a CDS encoding 30S ribosomal protein S19, with the protein MPKEFMYRGYTIEQLRNMTMDELVQIFPARIRRSLKRNLLARDAVLLEKIRKATRSDLKKPIKTHYREMIILPEMVGLTIHVYNGKEFVPVEIKPEMIGHRLGEFVHTCKKVTHGEPGLRATRSSMYVPLK; encoded by the coding sequence ATGCCTAAAGAATTTATGTATAGGGGATACACTATAGAACAACTCCGTAACATGACGATGGATGAGTTAGTCCAAATTTTCCCAGCCAGAATTAGAAGAAGCTTAAAACGAAATCTTTTGGCAAGAGATGCAGTATTACTAGAAAAAATTAGGAAAGCTACAAGAAGTGATTTAAAAAAGCCTATAAAAACGCACTACAGGGAAATGATTATATTACCAGAAATGGTTGGATTAACTATTCACGTGTATAATGGTAAAGAATTTGTGCCTGTAGAAATTAAACCTGAGATGATAGGTCACAGGTTAGGAGAATTTGTTCATACATGTAAGAAAGTAACGCATGGAGAACCAGGTTTGAGAGCCACTCGGTCATCCATGTACGTACCGCTCAAATAG
- a CDS encoding 50S ribosomal protein L6 gives MSISTNITEFVKIHSMKIKLPENITAEINDKKVRINGPLGSIEKDFSHAKVSIELSNNTINVYKFIRKKRDISIVNTIASKIKNMITGVTRGYIYKLKIAYSHFPINVKMHGNYVLIENFIGERAPRKARIIGNVKIDVKGDEIIVSGIDLDEVSQTAANIQQATKIRKRDPRKFLDGIYISIRGEHIK, from the coding sequence ATGTCTATTAGTACAAATATAACAGAATTCGTAAAAATCCATAGCATGAAAATTAAATTACCAGAAAACATAACTGCAGAAATTAATGATAAAAAAGTACGAATAAATGGACCGTTAGGATCTATAGAGAAAGATTTTTCACATGCTAAAGTTTCAATTGAGCTCTCAAATAATACCATAAATGTTTATAAGTTTATACGAAAAAAACGTGATATTTCAATAGTGAACACAATAGCTTCAAAAATAAAGAATATGATAACAGGTGTAACTCGTGGATATATTTATAAACTTAAAATAGCATATTCACATTTTCCAATTAATGTGAAAATGCACGGTAATTATGTGTTAATCGAAAACTTTATAGGAGAAAGAGCGCCTCGGAAAGCACGAATCATAGGAAACGTGAAAATCGATGTAAAAGGAGATGAAATAATAGTAAGCGGAATAGACCTTGATGAAGTGAGTCAAACAGCTGCAAACATACAACAAGCAACTAAGATTAGAAAGAGAGATCCAAGAAAGTTCCTTGATGGTATATATATAAGTATTAGAGGTGAGCACATAAAATGA
- a CDS encoding 50S ribosomal protein L19e: protein MSLDHIKELAARELGVGKSRIWLDPDEFDTLSSVISREEIRALIKSGVIQIKQKKGISRGRTRIRKAKKAKGLRKGPGSRKGHKANIEKRLWSTRTRTLRSYLTDLKDKKLIDVKTYRLLRSYIKSGMFKSKSQLKAYLLEHDLLKRKIR, encoded by the coding sequence ATGAGTCTTGATCATATAAAAGAATTAGCAGCACGAGAATTAGGCGTTGGTAAAAGCAGAATATGGTTAGATCCGGATGAATTTGATACGCTATCTTCCGTAATATCGAGAGAAGAAATTAGGGCTTTAATAAAGAGCGGTGTTATACAAATAAAACAGAAAAAAGGTATAAGTAGAGGAAGAACAAGAATAAGAAAAGCTAAAAAAGCAAAGGGGCTTAGAAAAGGCCCTGGTAGTAGAAAAGGTCATAAAGCAAACATCGAAAAAAGATTATGGTCTACACGGACCAGAACACTTCGATCATACTTAACAGATCTTAAAGATAAAAAATTAATCGATGTAAAAACCTATAGATTGCTCAGAAGTTACATCAAAAGTGGCATGTTTAAAAGCAAATCCCAACTTAAAGCTTATCTCTTAGAACATGATTTGCTAAAAAGAAAAATAAGGTGA